Part of the bacterium genome is shown below.
GCTTGTACTGCCCGGGCCATGGCGGCTGGTCGCCCAACGGCAGCTTCACCAGCGACAGGTCGTCCACGTACCCGGTGACGATGGCGGCCATGTAGCTGTGTACCCAGATCTCCGCGCCGACCGTCCCCTCGGGGGCGTAGACCAGACCAGCGAAGCTACGCCAGTCTTTGTCTGTGCCGCCCAGGCCGATGAGGTGCGACTCCTCACCGTTGAGGAAGGTGCCGGCGGCGTCGTAGAGACGCACGTACATCCCCAGCCCGCTCCCCGAGACGCCCAGGTACTTGCCGCGCAACTCGTAGACACCCGCGCCCGGCACGGCAATGCGCTCGCCCCGGATGTCGGAGCCCTCCTTGTCGGTAGCGTCCACCACCTTGAGCGAGGTCGCGCCGCTCGCGGCCCGCTCCCGGGTGAGCGTGCCCATCGGCGGCGTGCCGCCCAGCGTCCAGTGCGCCGTGCCGTCCTCAAAGCCACCGTTCAGCACCGGCATGGCGATCTCCCCCGGGGCGGCCAGGACGGCCGCCGTCGCGGCGCAGGCCAGCAGAATGAGAGTGAGCCGGGCGGTCATGATGCAGCGCTCCGTTGCCCGTGGTGCGGGCTGTCGGTGTGGTCGCGGTTACTTCGTCCACTCCGCCCACAGGCGCGAGTAGTACTTCAGCAGCCGTTCGGGCTCGCAGCTTCCCGGCATCTCGATCAGGCAGAAGCCGTCGAAGCCGATGCCTTTGAGCAAGCCAATGAACTCGTGGTACGGATACGGCTCGTACAGGTCGTGGATGTGCGCCGACCAGACCCACGGCGCCAGTAGCTCGAAGTTGGCCTTGATGGAGCCCTCGACGACCTCGCCCGCGTTGCAGTTCCACGTCGCGCCCACCTGCGGGTGGCTGCAGTGGTCCATGATCGTGCGGATGTGCCTGGGGTCCTGCGTGCCGCGCCCGTGGACTTCGAGCATGATCTTGATGCCGTAGCCCGCCGCGAACTCGCCGCACTTGCGCAGCGCCAGGCCGATCTGCTTGAGCGTGTCGGCCTCAGCCACGCC
Proteins encoded:
- a CDS encoding sugar phosphate isomerase/epimerase, coding for MMKLGMVTYQVAKDWSVSEIIEMCQKTGFAGVELRTEHAHGVEVSLTAEERQAVRKQFADSGIVLWCLGSTCEYHSNDPAVLQSNIDLTREWVKLAAEVGAVGVKVRPNSFVEGVAEADTLKQIGLALRKCGEFAAGYGIKIMLEVHGRGTQDPRHIRTIMDHCSHPQVGATWNCNAGEVVEGSIKANFELLAPWVWSAHIHDLYEPYPYHEFIGLLKGIGFDGFCLIEMPGSCEPERLLKYYSRLWAEWTK